The DNA sequence CACTAAATCTCTTCAAGCAGTTTATTCCAGATTATGTAATTCATCTAGCAGTAAGATATGCTGGATCTGAGGTGGAAATTATGAGGACCAACTTAATGATTACTCTAAATGTCCTTGAGGCTTCTCTGAAAGTAGGAGTAAAGAGATTCTTATATATGAGCAGTTCTGCTGTGTACGGACTGCCTACTGAAGATAATCCAGTTGACGAGGAAACACCTCTAGCTCCCAGAACTGGCTATGGTACATCTAAGGTGGCTGCAGAGTATTTAGTAAAGCAATATTTTAACTTAGGACTGCCATGCGTGATATTCAGAGGATTTGAAGTCTGGGGTAAAGGAGCAACAAATGGAATAATAAAAATTTTTGTGGAAAATGCTGTTAAGAAGGGATGTCTGACAGTATTTTGTCATGGACATCAGAAGGCAGACTTCATGCACGTCTTAGATCTTTGTCAAGCTTACGAATTGGGGCTAGAGAAGTTGGATTCTGGACAGATATATAATGTGGGTAGCGGAATCGTTAGAACTTACCAAGATCTCGCAGAAGAAATAAGACGGATTACTGCCTGTAAGGTAGAATATCTGCCTTGCAGAGCAAGAGAGGAACCCTATAAACTCTATCCTGATATTAGAAAGTTGAAGTCAAAAGGATTTAATCCAAAGCATTTAAACTTCGGACAGTTAATCAAAGAAGTAGTGTCAGATTATCGCTAGAAAGAGCTCTTCTACACTTTTTCATTTTTACTTGAAATGCTCTACCCTGGGTTGTTCCTTCCCTTTCTCGTCCTTCTCTGTAACATCCCGGTCAAATTCAAGGAAATCCAGAGCAAATTGTCTTAACTTTGTAAAAAACATCTCTAGCTGTTCTTCTTCAAATTTACCCATCTTCATAGGATTCGATAACCATTGCATCCATCCATTGATACTCTGATTTACAGCTAAGAGTGATTGGATGCATCCCTCTACATACCCTAGGCGATCTTTCGGTGCCAGATTCTTTAGCGATTTTTTTCGCTCCTTGACAATTGC is a window from the Candidatus Methylarchaceae archaeon HK02M2 genome containing:
- a CDS encoding NAD(P)-dependent oxidoreductase yields the protein MRKKRLIVTGARGFIGSYATGYFKEKEYTVLGVDKLLSDNVSKCDLTNFDETLNLFKQFIPDYVIHLAVRYAGSEVEIMRTNLMITLNVLEASLKVGVKRFLYMSSSAVYGLPTEDNPVDEETPLAPRTGYGTSKVAAEYLVKQYFNLGLPCVIFRGFEVWGKGATNGIIKIFVENAVKKGCLTVFCHGHQKADFMHVLDLCQAYELGLEKLDSGQIYNVGSGIVRTYQDLAEEIRRITACKVEYLPCRAREEPYKLYPDIRKLKSKGFNPKHLNFGQLIKEVVSDYR